The DNA sequence CTGTACACTTAGTGTGTTATCCCTGTACACTTAGTGTGTTACCCCTGTACACTTAGTGTGCTACCCCTGTCCACTTAGTGTGCTACCCGTGTACACTTAGTGTGCTACCCCTGTACACTTAGTGTGCTACCCCTGTACACTTAGTGTGTTACCCCTGTACACTTAGTGTGCTACCCCTGTACACTTAGTGTGTACCCCTGTACACTTAGTGTGCTACCCCTGTACACTTGTGTGCTACCCCTATACACTTAGTGTGCTACCCCTGTACACTTAGTGTGTTACCCCTGTACACTTAGTGTATTACCACTGTACACTTGGTGTGTTACCCTTGAttgtcgtgttcgtgaaccaggaataaatacaatacaccaaagactggtattcgactctgccaaaccaaattttcgtctttaataagactttttcagggcagactgaagaattTGAATCGTTACTACTACAAATAATTATCAGTTTATTGACCATTATCATAGTCTAAGACTAAATTACATTGTGGTCAGCAAAGATATAGAAAATTTTGCATATTTGTAAGTAACGAATTTGGCAAGACGATCAGTCCTAGGAATAGGTCGTTCACACCTAGTTGAGCCCGAGCGTAGCCCATAGCCGTGGTCAACCCTTGAGTACTGGGGTAGCAGGTGCTCAAGAAAACCCGACGACTGTATGATTGAAATGATAATGCGGCACGCTCATCCAGCTGTTGTAAGATGCAGTCCTCAAGGGCGATATCGTATTTTCAGCAATTACAAGCAAATTTGTTAGCAGCAACAGGCTGTCACAGCGCCGTCGCTAGACTAAAGAGACAACGCattgcattgttggaaacttgaAGGCGTACCCTATTGGGTCAGCGGTTGGAAAAGTTGACTGTGCGCCGCCCTGTAGTGCGGGAATAGATGGGTGGTTTTTATTCTCAGTCTAGTTTTTTCACAATTTTGCTCAAAGAAGTAGTCAGGAGTGAAAAGAAATCATCTTGTTGACTCTTTGCTGTAATTTAGTTCTATACTGCAATGGCAATTAAATAAAACCCTATTAATATcctttattttctaaagaGAATATTCAAACAAGCTGAAATAAAACTAATCGGGTAGGATTTTGTTTTATGATatcaaaaagattttaaaatgcgtttttattatatatatatatatatatatatatatatatatatatatatatatatatatatatatatatatatatatatatatatatatatatatatatatatattatatattatatattgttttattaagCACCTCTGTTCTTCCATGGGGCTCTACACATACCTTGTTTTGAATTAATTTGAATACTTTTGTTATTCAAATaagtatttttaataatatgtACCATTACATAATCATTCCGTGTGCGCCGTCATATAGTCGTAATCATAATTTACCACGCAGTTATATACGTGCTGAGTCTAATTATCTCGTTGCTAAACTCGAGGGCAAGACTAGATATTATGTATTTGAAAGTGTGTTACCTGTTTTTGCTGCTTCTAGCGGTTGTGAGTGAGGCTAGACGAGGAGGCGGCGGCCGCTCTGGTGGGTCTCGAGGTGGTAGCAGATCTAGATCTAGTAGTCGTTCTGGATCTTCTGGCGGCGGTCCAAGAATAACAAGAACGACTCCAATCGCACCAAAAACCCGCTCAACACCGGTCATACGAAGTCAAACGAGTCTCAAAACCCGTAGTGGCGTCTCACCGACTCGATTACTTGGAGGTTATTTGTTGTTACGATACTCTTTGAGTCGTGGGCCTATCTACCGCAGTGCGTATCCTATGAATCACAGTAATGTCGATATGATTATACCGGAGGATCGAGCATTTAGGGTCAACTACACCGAAGAATTCTTACTCGATGTAAACGGGAGCTCATGTCTTAGAACGAATAAGACTGTGGAATTGACGAAGGGCAAAGATCCTAGCGTAGTTACACGATTGTACTACCAGGGAAACTCAAGCGTGGAAGAGGTCTTCGGTGATGACATGAATATTACTTTGAGCGAAGAGTTAGATAAGTCTGTTAAACTTGTGCAAGTTGTGAAGTATAATACAAACATTGTAGCTAACACTAACTGTTCGCAGATCAAAACAGTTCTGAATGGCACGGTGGTACTGATGTACTTGTACAACCCAGACACTGCTTCGAGTTTGCATATAAATCTGGTTTTATTCTTGGTGGCGATGTTGTTAAATATATCCGTGTAGTCCTCCAGCCCTTGGCTACACTTGACGCTCACTAATGTTTGAATCTCCTTAAAAGGAGATTCGATACTGTTTTTCAAGTTGTAGTTGACTGTGAGGTCGGAAACTTTTATCATCGTTTGCTTTTATTATCTTTTGCTACATGGATCGGTACGTCAAACTATTTGACCGTGTCATGTATCTATAGATGAACTTTAGGAAAATGCCAATTTCATTTAAATTACTGTTGAATTTAATGAGTTCACCGTTCAGTTGCCACGGAAACAttaatgtaaacaaaaaattGGCGTTTTCTAAAGTTTATCCATAGATACATGACACAGCCAAAAAGTTTGACGTTCCGATCCATGAGTAGCAAAAGATACGAGTGGTGGTTAACTGGGTGGTTGGGGACTTTGGAAACAGTATCGAATCTccttaaattattttttaatggaaTATGCACTAATAATTCGGTGACGCTTTCTGCATAATTGAAAGAGTCAATTTCTAACGCTTCTAAGACTACCGTATCGATACAAAGAACAcgtttgattattatttttataatctATAAAACTCTGTACAGAAAATGTTGATCGCTTATGATATACGCACAAAATAATGACTAAAACGAATGTCTCCACGTTTTTACGAactgtaaagaaaaaatacatataattttatagaaaaaatataatatcaccagcataaatatgttttttatttactttgcCATCACCTGTGAACAATTATAAATTTAAATACAATTTCCGCCCACACAATTGTTTCTCAGTCATTTTTAGTCATTTAGCCATGAGCAGATCTTCCGTTTGGGTGACCTTTGGGAGctcccgcaaagtacgctggatcttcgagcatgTTAGCATGGATTCACACCCAAGCACTTTTTATCAGCCTCACAAATGGTTTTTCACGCTTGTtgctttttattacttttagCGTCATTTCCAAGAACATGTATCTAACCAATATGTCCTCCGGTTCCTCAAGAAAATAATCTCTCTCTTTAATTACCATTCCTATAATTTAAGAACCGCAGGGGATCCGTTTTACAGGATATTTTCTGATAAAGCACCAGTCGCTTCCATCGTTTTCTATTTAGCaaatttcataaaaaaagaaaatacagaAAGCAATTCGCGAGTTAAAACTTCATTAGTAATAATACTTTTCTGTTGGAATTATCTATTCAGATACTGCCTAATATCAGAGAAATTCTACTACTAACAGTTAAGTACTTTTGCTTACAGGTTTTATCCCACTTTCCCTATCGCCTGGCTGCTATAGGATGCTTTCAAAATACAGAGAATATGCAATGGGTTCGAAGAGTTGGTAGTCGTTCTGAGTGGTCGTTCTGATCTAACCTCTCTATAAAAATTGGTTATTTCGTTAGTTATTTCGTTAGTTATTTTCAATACTCCCTACCTTATTACCTTTCATTTTCGCGTCAATTTAACTTTTAGAATTTTGCGATTTAAAAACAGAACGCGAAAATGAAGTATCGCAAAAATTGTGATGAGCGAAAATCAAGTGAGTTTATAAAAAGCCTTTGGGTGAAATATTAACCGTTTCATATAGcttatggaaacaccttgtctatttagtcagCTATTGTACATACAGTGCATTtaggggttgagttggacaGTTATGAACTGcatttatagatttttgtaGAACTAATTTTGGCCCATGCATGTTTTTACTTGTTAGAGTTTTTtacagttttgatgattaaagCATATTctaattccacttgtttttcttgatttcaTTGTCTCAAAATCGTAAAATCGCCACGCCAAATTATAGGGTGTAGGCTAATCCGGGTCTCAAATACGTATTTACATACCCAACGCGCTACAAACAGAAATAAAACAGTGTAAGATTTGGTAAAATGAATCCTTAATGAGGCTACCAAGTCGAACTTTTCCAAATAATGGAATGAGagtaattttccttttttttctgtctctaTCTTGTTCGCTTTTAGTAAGCTGTATTTACATATTCTTCCTTCGGAGTTGTTTAAAAGGCGTGGAGGGGGCATTCGCGTTGACCATCAAGGGTAAAAGGACAAAGGCAATGtattgtaccccccccccccccccccctccttctcaCACGCCCTTGAAGAGGTTTCTggacttgttatttttttccttaattaATAGCACAAGAATCATGCTAAAGAAAAGCAAATCCCTCTAGTTCCTTAGCACCATGGCAACAAGGCCCATTAAAACCCACACCAGTACAGCAGAATTTATGATTACATTTCCGCTTCCGGCCTCGGGGTTATATTGATACATCTCGATAAAAGTTCCGTTCATGGTCTTCATAATCTGGGTGCAGTTTGTGTTGTTAGCGACTGGGCTATCGTACGAGACCATATTCTTTAATTCGATAGACCTGGTATCGACTGCGTCGAAGTCAATGTTAACGGACGCATTCTCTCCGCTGAATTTCACCACTCGCTTAAGGCCTCTCTGATCCTCGTACGTAACGCTAGTGTTTACATCTGATTTATGCAGCCCGCTTAAGTCCGCTTAGGAGATTCACGCTCTCATTGGAATTCACACATCTCTCACCATTTGAGTCAAGCAACACCTCCTCGGTGTAGTTCAATCGGAATGCTCTCTCGGGTGGTATATAGACGTCTACGTTGCTATAGTCCATTGGGTAGCGCCCTCGGTAAATTGGTGCTCGACCCAGAGTGTATCTGTAAGCCAGGTAACCGCCAACGAGCGCCGTGCCACCGATTAAAGCGCGATTTCTGACCCGTGTTTGTGAGTGGATGACAGGCGAATAACGACTTGAAGCTTTTATAGGTGTGAATTTGGTCACTGGCATCCTTACAGCAGTGTTTCCCCCAGTGTTAGACGTAGCCCGTCGTCGTCTACGGGTACTTGTTTTTCGGCGCCGTTCGCTGGTTTTTCGGCGGCTTGAACTCGCAGTAGTTTCTGTTATTTCGATCAGTACTGCTAAGATTACAACCACAAGCAAAAGCAGTAAAAATCGGTGATTCATTGTTGGCGATGCAAAGCGAAGGTTTTTCAAATTTAGTGGGATCTCCAGCGATGGCCGTCTAAACGCCGTGCCCTGtatataaaaatgatttacGGCGCACCAATCGCAAATCGTTAACACAGCTTGAAATTGATTACATGTTATGAATGTTTAATGAGCTCTAGTGTACACGCAGAATAATTATTCCAGAGAGCAAACccttatatatataataagcAGTGTCATGTCGTTCATTTTACCCAATTATTATCTATATCATTTTATGTTATCTATATCATTTTATGCGAAGATTATAAATTAAAGatgctctctctctctctctccctctctctctctctctctctctctctctctctctctctctctctctctctctctctctctctctctctctctctctctctctctctctctctctctctctctctctctctctctctctctctctctctctctctctctctctctctctcctctctctctctctatatatatatatatatatatcattttATGCGAagattataaaattatttaatttataATCTTCGCATAAAAtgatatatataataattggGTAAAATGAACGACATGACACtgcttatttgaaaaaaatgtaaaaaaagcaTGCCCCTTAGGAATTATTTATACTTTAAAACGATTTAAATGGGCACATAAAATACCGACGTCTTTTACCAAAACGAAACGATTAACTTAGGTACTAACTAGGTACTAACTGTTTAAATTTACGTAAATGTTTTATCTCAATCAAATATAAGCGCCACATAGCATAAttgtaaatataaaatatgaaACAAAATTCAGCTTAGTTAACCGGGAAATGAAAGAAGGAAGCCCCAAAGGCTCTATACAAGCTAAGAAATGAGATGGGGAAAACATTTTCAAACCAAGTACACGAAGGCAGATCTATATATATCAAATAGCCAGAATTTTCATGCGCAAGAAAGGTGTTTTTTGTATGAAAACACGCTAGACGTTcagagtaagtacgcagctgcttctacaaaggagttcttttgtctctattcttctcgttctttgtgtcgaggtgctgGTATTGtccatttgcccaatcaaattgcagcttgtaagagctgcgtactgacccgacGTTCAAGATTCAccaagaagaaaataaaaaaagggaaagcGAAATAAGTTAACACTTCCATTACTATAACGTCCCCAGACAGACAcccgtaaaatataggcccaactccaaaacgtcagataaacaaacaacaccATAGACGACCTTCGAAAACGCATCTAaggtaatagaattgactccatTGTAAAAactcagaaacatttcttaccaaaaaagacacaaatttCCGAAcaacaaatagagacaagcaaacacagatcaagtcgcaaatagatacctttattgcgctccgtcaggtcccattttacagccataagccacaataatcaatgataaaacctccattagaagcgagctCCATGGCTAtattgcatgcctgcactgcatcatgggagtcttggaaacaccttgagaCACCACAGAGACGCGGACAAAATCCTTCCCCATAATCATAACAGGTATTttagcggagccccatacctaagaaaaagtggtatacaaaacaaatatggtaacaaatattggtaacccatcgactcgagttttccTTACGATacgcgatgtccgtccgtccccaaaaaagcatcgtatgacaaccaaacttggcaggtgtcatgtgtgtgtcaaggggggtgcaaaactatggtcacgtgaattgtgacgtcatcaatgacgtcactagaagcaaaaatatgttaaagtcatcaaaatttaatttaaaacaatatttatatttcacgaaggaaacatcctatggcaaccaaactcggtaggtgtcatgtaggtgtcatggtggatgcaacaatatggtcacgtgttgtgtgacgtcatggtGTCATTTTGGTGTCAAGGAAGGTGCTctaatatggtcacgtgattgtgatgTTATCAATTATGTCATCAGaagcaaaatatgctgacgtcatcaaaataaaaaaatattcatatctcGTGATAGGAACATTTTATAACAatcaaacttggtaggtgtcatgtatgtgtcaagggcgctgccaagatatggtcacgtgatgcgtgacgtcatcgatgacgtcagaTAAAGCctgaaaataatttttgaattagactgggtagcaaagatgttCTACATTGGatagtatgaggccattcactagaaaatttCTTTCTCACTCGGTGAAGCCcaaacaaggaattatcccattgaatcaacctcagcgtgcaatcatccataagcacagcattaattatgcccaaatggACTTtagatgtcctaaggcactctccagatgtgaaaaagctgtaatttttaagcaaattacaagcaaaactgtccTATCTTATAGGAGTCATAAAGCACTTGACCATATAGGGTATGGCATACCCCATTGTCCAGACAGTTACATTTACATTTGCAGGGTAAAACAAAGCAATAAGATTGAAATAGAATTGACAATACTTTAAGCTGAACAACCTCACTTGATATAGTAAAGATTTTATTGAACAATCCACCTGCATTTCTTAGATATTCTGCCACCTTTGAAAATGCTGTTCTTTTCAGCTTCTCAGCTGGAGAGTCCTCATTTGACTGG is a window from the Nematostella vectensis chromosome 9, jaNemVect1.1, whole genome shotgun sequence genome containing:
- the LOC116618274 gene encoding uncharacterized protein LOC116618274, with product MYLKVCYLFLLLLAVVSEARRGGGGRSGGSRGGSRSRSSSRSGSSGGGPRITRTTPIAPKTRSTPVIRSQTSLKTRSGVSPTRLLGGYLLLRYSLSRGPIYRSAYPMNHSNVDMIIPEDRAFRVNYTEEFLLDVNGSSCLRTNKTVELTKGKDPSVVTRLYYQGNSSVEEVFGDDMNITLSEELDKSVKLVQVVKYNTNIVANTNCSQIKTVLNGTVVLMYLYNPDTASSLHINLVLFLVAMLLNISV